The following are from one region of the Mauremys reevesii isolate NIE-2019 linkage group 2, ASM1616193v1, whole genome shotgun sequence genome:
- the RBIS gene encoding ribosomal biogenesis factor has product MGKNKAKGSKPKSVFHVANTRSLKAKNKAKPFTTSLKKINIVNDEKVRTVNKAFTEVQKEVKQLSKGISSESQKRPRVSKHLEGEPADVDAAASLLSQL; this is encoded by the exons ATGGGCAAGAACAAAGCTAAAGGGTCAAAGCCGAAGAGCGTCTTCCACGTGGCCAACACCAGATCCCTGAAGGCCAAGAATAAAGCTAAACCGTTCACAACAAGTCTGAAGAAG ATAAACATTGTGAATGATGAAAAAGTTAGAACGGTAAATAAAGCATTTACTGAAGTACAGAAGGAAGTCAAACAACTATCAAAAGGCATTTCATCAGAATCTCAAAAGAGGCCTCGG gTTTCCAAGCACCTGGAAGGTGAACCAGCTGATGTGGATGCAGCTGCAAGCTTATTATCTCAGTTGTAA